In Alkalihalobacillus sp. AL-G, the genomic stretch ATACGCCGTATATCATAAAGCTCGATAGCGATGATTGGTTTTTTCCTGATACGATCGAGGTCATGATGGAGAAGATCAAGTCGCTTCCAGAAAATGTAGGGTTATTATGGGGGAACAAGACGGATATATATGAGGATCGTGAGGGGGACATTTGCCTCAGAGTGCCAAGAATAGGCGGGGAGTCACACAGTGACAAGTACAAGTTTCTTCTATCCAATCTCGTCCCCTTTCCACGCTTTTATCGAACAAACGCCTTACGGGAGGTTGGGGGTTGGCCTACAGACGATCCGTGGGATGGAAGGGTCATGGAAGATCGAAGAATCGATGTGAGACTGATCGAACGTTTTGAAATACACTGGATGGATGCGATGTTATATAACTACCGGCAACATCCGTTCAATGCGACGAAAAATCTCGATTTATATAATGAGGTCTTTGAATGGCACATCTATGACACATTGAAAAGATGGGGAAATGAATATGAGCCGATCTTCAAATACCGATGTGGCTGGAAACAACTAGCCGAACTTAAGCCTGTGAAAAAAAAGAAAAGTTTATTCGATTGAAGCATATAGTAGAGTACCTTGATTTTGGAGAGGATATTGGTGAAAGTGGATTGGCTTGTAATCGGAGCGGGATTTTCTGGATGTGTACTTGCCGAGCGGATTGCTAAAGAATTGGATCAAAAAGTGATGATTATCGAGAAGAGGGACCATATCGGTGGGAATGCGTATGATTGCTATGATGCGAATGATATTCTTGTGCATAAATATGGCCCCCATCTCTTTCACACCAACTCTAAAAAGGTTTGGGACTACCTGTCCACATTTACCGAGTGGACACCGTATCAACACCGTGTTCTGGCCGTTGTGGAAGGAAGGAAGGTCCCTGTTCCATTCAACCTGAATTCACTGGAAATTTTGTTTCCGAAAACCTACTCGGAAAAAATGGAGAGGCTTTTAATTGAAAAATATGGTCTTGGAAGCAAAGTTCCGATTTTAACATTGAAAAAGGATCAACAAGAAGAGATTAGAAACTTTGCAAACTACGTTTATCAAAACATTTTCCTTGGTTACACATCAAAACAGTGGGGGATGAAACCCGAAGAGCTGGACCCATCCGTAACAGGGAGAGTCCCTGTGTATATCAGCAAGGATGATCGGTACTTCCAGGATAAGTATCAAGCCGTTCCAAAACACGGTTATACGGAAATGTTTCGAAATATGCTCAAACATCCGAACATAAAACTGTTACTGAATACGGATATAAAGGAAATTGAAGGTGTATTCGGGGATGCAAAAAAAATCTATACAGGACCGATCGACTCCTACTTCAACTATAAACATGGTACCCTTCCTTATCGGAGTTTGAAGTTCAACCCTCTGTATTATGGGGATCGGGAAACTTTCCAGGAAACGGCACAGGTCAACTATCCGAACGATTTCGATTTTACGAGAATGACAGAATATAAGAAAATCACGGGGCAAAATGTTCCGGGGACGACAGTAATCATTGAACAAGCGTGTCCATATCACCCAGAAATGAATGAACCTTATTATCCGATTCCTAAGAAAGAATATCATCAGCTGTACCGGAAATATGCAGAGGAAGCGAAAGCATTACAAGGAAAGGTTTTCTTTATCGGAAGACTGGCAGAATACAAGTATTACAATATGGATCAGGTCGTCGCTAGAGCGCTCCATGTTTTTGAAAAGGAGGTCCAACCGATCTATTCCGACTAGAAGAAAGGAGCGGACCCACGAGGTTCGTTCCTTACTCATATTTTCCAAGCTGTCGTCGGTATTCCGCGATCGTCCTCTTTAACCCTTCTTGGAGGTCGATTTCAGGCTTCCAGTCCAATTGTTTCATAGCTTTGGAGATATCTGGACACCGGATTTGCGGATCATCTATAGGAAGGTCCTTAAAGACAATCGGGCTGCATGATCCTGTCAGTTTTTTGATGAGTTCCGCCACTTCCAATATTGTATATTCTTCCGGGTGCCCGATGTTATATATTTCCCCGGTGGCGCATTCCGTTCCCATCATCTTTTGGAAGCCTCTTATTGTATCATCTACATAGCAAAACGAGCGAGTTTGCATTCCATCCCCATAAATTGTTAGTTCTTTATTCGTAAGTGCTTGAGTGACAAGGTTGGAAATGACCCGTCCATCGTATTGCGCGAGTCCGGACGAATACGTGTTGAATATTCTTGCAACCGTCACTTTCGTATCGAACTCGGTATGATACAAATAACAGTAAACTTCACCAAGCCTTTTGGATTCATCGTAACACGCTCTTGGTCCGCAAGTAGTTACATTTCCACGATATGTTTCAGGCTGCGGGTGCACGAGGGGGTCGCCGTATAT encodes the following:
- a CDS encoding glycosyltransferase family 2 protein, encoding MKADVTVLIPFFNPGVRFLKKAVDSVFIQTYNQWKIIFVDDASTDQSLKGIKEYIDDPRITLLTNHVNLGQSKAQNVGLDAVDTPYIIKLDSDDWFFPDTIEVMMEKIKSLPENVGLLWGNKTDIYEDREGDICLRVPRIGGESHSDKYKFLLSNLVPFPRFYRTNALREVGGWPTDDPWDGRVMEDRRIDVRLIERFEIHWMDAMLYNYRQHPFNATKNLDLYNEVFEWHIYDTLKRWGNEYEPIFKYRCGWKQLAELKPVKKKKSLFD
- the glf gene encoding UDP-galactopyranose mutase — translated: MKVDWLVIGAGFSGCVLAERIAKELDQKVMIIEKRDHIGGNAYDCYDANDILVHKYGPHLFHTNSKKVWDYLSTFTEWTPYQHRVLAVVEGRKVPVPFNLNSLEILFPKTYSEKMERLLIEKYGLGSKVPILTLKKDQQEEIRNFANYVYQNIFLGYTSKQWGMKPEELDPSVTGRVPVYISKDDRYFQDKYQAVPKHGYTEMFRNMLKHPNIKLLLNTDIKEIEGVFGDAKKIYTGPIDSYFNYKHGTLPYRSLKFNPLYYGDRETFQETAQVNYPNDFDFTRMTEYKKITGQNVPGTTVIIEQACPYHPEMNEPYYPIPKKEYHQLYRKYAEEAKALQGKVFFIGRLAEYKYYNMDQVVARALHVFEKEVQPIYSD
- a CDS encoding GDP-mannose 4,6-dehydratase: MKQAVITGVAGFLGSCLAKTLLTDNGYSVTGIDNISTGRMEKVKRLTSYPNFTFIEGDICSEPLIDLEILQNVEEIYHLASPASPKMYQKDPLGTISVNTIGTKNMLELAKRTGAKLLYSSTSEIYGDPLVHPQPETYRGNVTTCGPRACYDESKRLGEVYCYLYHTEFDTKVTVARIFNTYSSGLAQYDGRVISNLVTQALTNKELTIYGDGMQTRSFCYVDDTIRGFQKMMGTECATGEIYNIGHPEEYTILEVAELIKKLTGSCSPIVFKDLPIDDPQIRCPDISKAMKQLDWKPEIDLQEGLKRTIAEYRRQLGKYE